The Longimicrobium sp. genomic sequence GTAGCCCAGGCGCTCGTAGAACCGGTGCGCGCCCTCGCGGTGCAGCGCCGTGGTGAGGTGCACCGACGCGGCGCCCCGCCCGCGCGCCCACGCCTCGCACGCCGCCACCAGCGCCGCCCCCGTCCCGCGCCCGCGCTCTCCCGGCTCCACCACCAGCGACACGATGCGCGCGTACGGCCAGTCGTGGTTGTACGACAGCCCGCGCTTGAGCCCCGCCATCCCCACCAGCCGCCCGCCGCGCTCCGCCACCAGCGTCGCGTAGTCCGGGTGCGCCGCGATCCGCTCCAGCCGCGCGCGCATCTGCTCCGGCGTGCTCGGGTAGCCCAGGTGCGTGATCAGCGGCGCCAGCCCCGCGGCGTCCGCGGCCGTGGCGGGCCGGATGAGGGCGGGGGAGGAGGCGTCGTTCATCGTCGAGCGCGGGGAAGGGAAGGAGGCCGGCTGCGGCGGTCCCGCCGTCAGAAGTAGTCGCGGCCGATGCGGCGGCCCAGGTAGACGCCGGCGCCGGTGCCCACCGCCGCCAGCACCACCGCCGTCATCATCCCCACGTGCCCGCCCAGCCACCACCCCGCCCACCCGCCGGCCGTGGCGCCGAGCACCACCAGCAGCTTCTCCACCTCAGCCTCCGCTGTTGGGCCGTCATCCGAGAGTAACCTTCCGGGACGCTGTCACCTGGGACGAGGTGTCGGACTAGCCTGCGTCTCTCTGCCTCCAGGCTTCGCACTCCGTCAGCAAAGCATCCCAATCCGACGGCGGTGTGCCACGCCTCAGCATTCCGTCGAACACCCTGTACACATCGGTGCGGGCTCCCGCCTCCCGAAGCGAGTCCTCGTCGTTGAGCCAGGCGTAGATGATGATCTTGTTCTCACTGTGGTAACGGAAGAACAGGCGGAAGCGGCGAAGGAATTTGGCACGCCGCCAGTGTCGATGCTCTTTTCCGAGAGTCAGCCCCTGGCGATAACGCTCGGAACCCGGATCCGAGGGAATCTGTTCGAGCACCACCCTCCGCAGCGCCTCGAGAAATCTCGCTTCCGGATGATGCACCCACCCGAGAGGATCGTTGCGCCGAAGTACCTCGACAGCCTGCCGCAACGCTCTCCAGCGCTCCGCGAATTCGGACCAGACGTAGATTTTCCAGCCATTCACAACGAACGGCGGCTCCACCGGGAACCGCCGCTCAGAGCTTCCGCCCTCCCGACTCCGCTTTCGTGTCAAGGTGCCTCCGGTCAGGGAAGCGTGAAATCGCCGAGGTCATCATCCAGGCCCACTTCCACGTCCTTCAGCAGTTCATCCAGGCCCTCGACGTCCGCGGCGGTGAACGGGCGGATCAGATCCGGACGAGCCGCCATCTGCCCCTCGAGGAACCCGAGAAACGCCTCCAGCACCGGATCGGAATCGTCTCCCTCCTCTTCCTCTACATCATCGATCGCGCTGACGAGAAGGCGCCCTGGAGCAATCACGTGCACGTCGAAGCGGCCCTTCGTGAACTCCGGGTGCTCCCTGGCAAGGTCCTTCGTGAACGCCAGGGCATGGGCCCGGCCAGATGTAGTAGCGCGCGCAGTGTACCGCATCGTGAACTCCTGGAGGAAGGCAGCCTGTGCGTACGTGCAAATATACGTACGGCCATCCCCATGGCAAGCGCGAGAGAAGATCCACCCTAATGGTGATATGCCCGTACGAGCATGTTTTGGTCCGCTCCTTGCACTCCGTTTCCACCG encodes the following:
- a CDS encoding GNAT family N-acetyltransferase is translated as MNDASSPALIRPATAADAAGLAPLITHLGYPSTPEQMRARLERIAAHPDYATLVAERGGRLVGMAGLKRGLSYNHDWPYARIVSLVVEPGERGRGTGAALVAACEAWARGRGAASVHLTTALHREGAHRFYERLGYERTGARYLKKLG
- a CDS encoding type II toxin-antitoxin system YhaV family toxin: MEPPFVVNGWKIYVWSEFAERWRALRQAVEVLRRNDPLGWVHHPEARFLEALRRVVLEQIPSDPGSERYRQGLTLGKEHRHWRRAKFLRRFRLFFRYHSENKIIIYAWLNDEDSLREAGARTDVYRVFDGMLRRGTPPSDWDALLTECEAWRQRDAG
- a CDS encoding type II toxin-antitoxin system PrlF family antitoxin, whose translation is MRYTARATTSGRAHALAFTKDLAREHPEFTKGRFDVHVIAPGRLLVSAIDDVEEEEGDDSDPVLEAFLGFLEGQMAARPDLIRPFTAADVEGLDELLKDVEVGLDDDLGDFTLP